The Mycobacterium seoulense genome has a window encoding:
- a CDS encoding helicase-associated domain-containing protein, whose product MTDNTPDIPLGSWLADLSDERLIRLLELRPDLAQPPPGSIAALAARAQARQSVKAATDELDFLRLAVLDALLVLQADATPVPTTKLLALIGERAHESDVVTALDDLRERALVWGDAALRVAPDAGTALPWHPGQVTLEDASRTGEQIAGLIDELNQAQLAVLEKLLEGSPMGRTRDAAPGAPVDRPVPQLLAMGLLRRIDAETVILPRHVGQVLRGEQPGPMRLTAPDPVVSTTTSDDVDAAAAGATIDLLRELDVLLETLAAAPVSELRSGGLGIRDVKRLSKSTGIDESRLGLILEVAAGAGLIASGMPDPEPVTGEAPYWAPTAAIDRFTAMPTAERWQLLASSWLDLPSRPALIGTRGPDAKTYGALTDALYSTAAPLDRRLLLGTLAELPPGAGVNALEASAALIWRRPRWAKRLQPGPVGDLLAESQALGLVGRGALSTAGRVLLREDAQSAIDTMARSLPKPIDYFVIQADLTVVVPGPLQRDLAEQLAAVATVESAGTAMVYRISEQTIRHALDVGKTSDWMHALFARHSKTPVPQGLTYLIDDVARRHGQLRIGMAASFIRCEDPALLAQAIAAPATGGVQLRALAPTVAVSPAPIGEVLVALRAAGFAPAAEDSTGAIVDVRPRGARVPAPQQRRPYRPMPRPNIESLNAVVAVLRKVTAAPFGNIRVDPAVTMSLLQRAAREQDTLVIGYLDAAGVATQRVVSPITVRGGQLTAFDSASGRLRDFAIHRITSVVSANGR is encoded by the coding sequence ATGACCGACAACACCCCGGATATCCCGCTGGGGTCGTGGCTGGCCGACTTGTCCGACGAGCGGCTGATCCGCCTGCTAGAGCTGCGGCCGGACCTCGCCCAGCCGCCTCCCGGGAGCATCGCCGCGCTGGCCGCCCGCGCGCAGGCCCGCCAGTCGGTCAAGGCCGCCACCGACGAGCTCGACTTCCTGCGGCTCGCGGTGCTCGACGCGCTGTTGGTGCTGCAGGCCGACGCCACTCCGGTGCCCACCACGAAACTGCTGGCCCTGATCGGTGAACGGGCTCACGAGTCCGACGTGGTGACGGCGTTGGACGATCTGCGGGAGCGCGCCCTGGTCTGGGGCGATGCGGCGCTGCGCGTGGCACCCGACGCCGGCACGGCGCTGCCGTGGCACCCGGGCCAGGTCACCCTCGAGGATGCCTCCCGCACCGGCGAGCAGATCGCCGGCCTCATCGACGAGTTGAACCAGGCGCAGCTCGCCGTGCTGGAGAAGCTCCTCGAGGGTTCTCCGATGGGCCGCACCCGTGACGCCGCGCCCGGCGCCCCCGTGGACCGGCCGGTGCCCCAGCTGCTGGCGATGGGCCTGTTGCGCCGCATCGACGCCGAGACGGTGATATTGCCGCGCCACGTGGGGCAGGTGCTGCGCGGCGAACAGCCCGGGCCCATGCGGCTGACGGCGCCCGACCCGGTGGTGTCGACCACCACCAGCGACGACGTCGACGCGGCGGCGGCCGGGGCCACCATCGACCTGTTGCGAGAACTCGACGTCCTGCTCGAAACGCTGGCCGCCGCACCGGTTTCCGAGCTGCGCAGCGGCGGGCTGGGAATCCGCGACGTCAAGCGGCTCAGCAAGTCGACCGGCATCGACGAGTCGCGCCTGGGGTTGATTCTCGAGGTGGCGGCCGGGGCCGGCTTGATCGCGAGCGGGATGCCCGACCCGGAACCGGTCACCGGCGAGGCGCCGTACTGGGCGCCGACCGCGGCCATCGACCGGTTCACGGCGATGCCCACCGCCGAGCGCTGGCAGCTGCTGGCCAGTAGTTGGCTTGACCTCCCGAGCCGGCCGGCCCTGATCGGAACCCGCGGACCCGACGCCAAAACCTATGGCGCCCTTACGGATGCGCTGTACTCGACCGCCGCGCCGCTGGACCGTCGGCTGTTGCTGGGCACGCTGGCCGAATTGCCGCCGGGGGCGGGCGTCAACGCGCTCGAAGCGTCGGCGGCGCTCATCTGGCGGCGGCCACGCTGGGCCAAGCGGCTGCAGCCCGGCCCGGTGGGCGATCTGCTGGCCGAGAGCCAAGCGCTGGGGCTGGTGGGACGCGGCGCGCTCAGCACGGCCGGCCGGGTCCTGCTGCGCGAAGACGCCCAGTCCGCGATCGACACCATGGCGCGGTCCCTGCCCAAACCGATCGATTACTTCGTCATCCAGGCCGACCTGACCGTGGTCGTACCCGGCCCGCTGCAGCGCGACCTGGCCGAGCAGCTGGCCGCGGTGGCCACCGTCGAGTCGGCCGGCACCGCGATGGTGTATCGCATCAGCGAGCAGACGATCCGGCATGCCCTCGACGTCGGCAAGACCAGCGACTGGATGCACGCCCTGTTCGCCAGGCACTCCAAAACGCCCGTCCCGCAGGGCCTGACCTATCTCATCGACGATGTCGCACGCCGGCACGGCCAGCTGCGGATCGGCATGGCGGCTTCGTTCATACGGTGCGAGGACCCGGCGCTGCTGGCCCAGGCCATAGCCGCGCCCGCCACCGGAGGGGTGCAACTGCGCGCCCTGGCCCCGACGGTCGCGGTATCCCCGGCGCCGATCGGGGAGGTGCTGGTCGCGTTGCGGGCGGCGGGCTTCGCCCCGGCGGCCGAGGACTCCACCGGCGCCATCGTCGACGTCCGTCCCCGGGGGGCTCGCGTGCCCGCGCCGCAGCAACGGCGGCCCTACCGCCCGATGCCGCGCCCCAACATCGAGAGCCTCAACGCCGTGGTGGCGGTGCTGCGCAAGGTGACGGCCGCGCCGTTCGGCAACATTCGCGTCGACCCGGCGGTGACGATGTCGTTGTTGCAGCGCGCGGCCAGGGAACAAGACACGCTGGTGATCGGTTATCTGGATGCCGCCGGCGTCGCCACCCAGCGGGTCGTGTCGCCGATCACCGTCCGGGGCGGTCAGCTGACCGCCTTCGACTCGGCCTCGGGGCGGCTGCGTGACTTCGCCATCCACCGCATCACGTCGGTGGTGTCGGCCAACGGCCGATAA
- a CDS encoding Zn-ribbon domain-containing OB-fold protein, translated as MQKALAPEISTWPDESPQLIGSRCGGCGATTFPVQQWCPRCSVGEMTDVLLPRRGTLVAWTTQGFPPGAPYAGPTGKDFVPFGVGLVQLDDVIRVEGRLTENDPAKLQFGQEVELTMVPLTTDEEGAEIMTFAFRPVA; from the coding sequence ATGCAAAAGGCACTCGCCCCCGAGATCTCGACCTGGCCCGATGAGAGCCCACAGCTGATCGGCAGCCGATGCGGCGGCTGCGGCGCCACCACCTTCCCGGTGCAGCAGTGGTGCCCGCGGTGCAGCGTCGGTGAGATGACCGACGTGTTGCTGCCGCGCCGCGGAACGCTCGTCGCGTGGACGACTCAGGGCTTTCCGCCCGGGGCGCCGTACGCCGGCCCGACCGGCAAGGACTTCGTTCCGTTCGGGGTCGGGCTGGTCCAGCTCGACGACGTGATCCGGGTCGAGGGCCGGTTGACCGAGAACGACCCCGCCAAGCTGCAATTCGGGCAGGAGGTCGAGCTCACCATGGTGCCGCTCACCACCGACGAAGAGGGCGCCGAAATCATGACGTTCGCGTTCCGGCCGGTCGCATAA
- a CDS encoding DNA repair helicase XPB has protein sequence MTDGPLIVQSDKTVLLEVDHELAGAARAAIAPFAELERAPEHVHTYRITPLALWNARAAGHDAEQVVDALVSFSRYAVPQPLLVDIVDTMARYGRLQLVKHPAHGLTLLSLDRAVLEEVLRNKKIAPMLGARIDDDTVVVHPSERGRVKQMLLKIGWPAEDLAGYVDGEAHPISLAQDGWHLRDYQQMATDSFWAGGSGVVVLPCGAGKTLVGAAAMAKASATTLILVTNIVAARQWKRELVARTSLTEDEVGEYSGERKEIRPVTISTYQMITRRTKGEYRHLELFDSRDWGLIIYDEVHLLPAPVFRMTADLQSKRRLGLTATLVREDGREGDVFSLIGPKRYDAPWKDIEAQGWIAPAECVEVRVTMTDNERMMYATAEPEERYKLCSTAHSKIAVVKSILDKHPGEQTLVIGAYLDQLDELGAELNAPVIQGSTRTKEREELFDAFRRGEVSTLVVSKVANFSIDLPEASVAVQVSGTFGSRQEEAQRLGRLLRPKADGGGAIFYSVVARDSLDAEYAAHRQRFLAEQGYGYIIRDADDLLGPAI, from the coding sequence TTGACTGACGGCCCGTTGATCGTGCAGTCCGATAAGACGGTGCTGCTCGAGGTCGACCATGAGCTGGCCGGTGCCGCGCGTGCCGCCATCGCACCGTTCGCCGAGCTCGAGCGCGCGCCCGAGCACGTGCACACCTACCGCATCACGCCGTTGGCGCTGTGGAATGCCCGCGCCGCCGGCCACGACGCCGAGCAGGTGGTCGACGCCCTGGTCAGTTTCTCGCGCTACGCGGTGCCCCAGCCGCTGCTGGTCGACATTGTCGACACCATGGCCCGCTACGGCCGCCTGCAGCTGGTCAAACACCCGGCGCACGGCCTGACCCTGCTCAGCCTCGACCGCGCGGTGCTCGAGGAAGTGCTGCGCAACAAGAAGATCGCCCCCATGCTCGGCGCCCGTATCGACGACGACACCGTCGTCGTGCACCCCAGCGAACGCGGCCGCGTCAAACAGATGTTGCTCAAGATCGGTTGGCCCGCAGAGGATCTCGCGGGCTACGTCGACGGCGAGGCCCATCCGATCAGCCTGGCGCAGGACGGCTGGCACCTGCGCGACTACCAGCAAATGGCCACCGACTCGTTCTGGGCCGGCGGGTCCGGGGTGGTGGTGCTCCCGTGCGGGGCGGGCAAGACACTGGTGGGCGCGGCCGCGATGGCGAAGGCCAGCGCGACGACGCTGATCCTGGTCACCAACATCGTCGCGGCGCGGCAATGGAAGCGCGAATTGGTGGCGCGCACCTCGCTGACCGAGGACGAGGTCGGCGAATATTCCGGAGAGCGCAAGGAGATTCGGCCCGTCACGATCTCGACCTATCAGATGATCACCCGCCGCACCAAGGGCGAGTACAGGCATCTGGAGCTCTTCGACAGCCGCGACTGGGGGCTGATCATCTACGACGAGGTCCACCTGCTGCCGGCGCCGGTGTTCCGGATGACCGCCGACCTGCAATCCAAGCGACGCCTCGGCCTGACGGCCACTCTGGTCCGCGAAGACGGCCGCGAGGGCGACGTGTTCTCCCTGATCGGCCCGAAGCGTTACGACGCGCCGTGGAAGGACATCGAAGCCCAAGGCTGGATCGCGCCGGCCGAGTGCGTCGAGGTGCGGGTCACCATGACCGACAACGAGCGGATGATGTACGCCACCGCGGAACCCGAAGAGCGCTACAAGCTTTGCTCGACGGCGCATTCCAAGATCGCCGTGGTCAAGTCGATTCTGGACAAGCACCCGGGCGAACAGACGCTGGTGATCGGCGCCTACCTCGACCAGCTCGACGAGCTGGGTGCCGAGCTGAACGCCCCGGTGATCCAGGGGTCGACGCGGACCAAGGAACGCGAAGAACTGTTCGACGCGTTCCGCCGCGGCGAGGTGTCCACCTTGGTGGTGTCCAAGGTCGCCAACTTCTCCATCGACTTACCGGAAGCCTCGGTGGCGGTTCAGGTTTCGGGAACCTTCGGGTCCCGCCAGGAGGAGGCGCAGCGGCTGGGCCGGCTGCTGCGCCCCAAGGCCGACGGTGGCGGCGCCATCTTCTACTCCGTGGTGGCCCGCGACAGCCTGGACGCCGAGTACGCGGCGCACCGGCAGCGCTTCCTCGCCGAGCAGGGTTACGGCTACATCATCCGCGACGCGGACGACCTGCTGGGACCGGCGATCTAG
- a CDS encoding class I SAM-dependent methyltransferase, with protein sequence MASKQTLFRIFYRIGFTPWDGHPLAQSVRDLVEGTVDAPALPAGSALEVGCGTGDCSIYLAQHGWKVTAVDFVAKPLERARTKARGSGAAVKFVQADVTQLSQAGIGGNFGLIVDNGCLHNMSDDDRDAYVREISAVAAPDARLLVVAFVPGGRIGVRGVARDEMERRFAPAWKLLSAGAERELDRAEKTPARYYLFQRRDT encoded by the coding sequence ATGGCTTCCAAGCAGACCCTGTTTCGGATCTTCTACCGCATCGGCTTCACGCCGTGGGACGGCCATCCGCTCGCGCAGAGCGTGCGGGACCTGGTCGAGGGAACGGTCGACGCGCCGGCGCTTCCCGCGGGATCGGCCCTCGAGGTCGGCTGCGGGACCGGTGACTGCTCGATCTACCTCGCCCAACACGGCTGGAAGGTCACCGCGGTCGACTTCGTCGCCAAGCCGCTGGAGCGGGCGCGCACCAAGGCCCGGGGCTCCGGCGCCGCGGTCAAGTTCGTCCAGGCCGACGTCACGCAGCTGAGCCAGGCCGGCATCGGCGGGAACTTCGGCTTGATCGTCGACAACGGCTGCCTGCACAACATGAGCGACGACGACCGCGACGCCTACGTCCGGGAGATCAGCGCCGTGGCGGCTCCGGACGCGCGGCTACTGGTCGTCGCTTTCGTGCCCGGCGGCCGCATCGGCGTACGCGGCGTCGCCCGCGACGAGATGGAACGACGCTTCGCACCCGCCTGGAAGCTGCTGTCGGCCGGCGCGGAACGCGAACTGGACCGCGCCGAGAAGACCCCGGCGCGGTACTACCTCTTCCAGCGCCGCGACACATAA
- a CDS encoding FAD-dependent monooxygenase — MRVLVSGASIAGPVLAYWLSRRGFDVTVVERAPTLRKTGGHAVDLFRPAMEISASMGVLPQIEARATGTNHMTMHREGRSRPFEIDLTKIYAATSDRHVEIMRDDLSEIYYTAGRDDVEYLFGDSITAIEHDGEVTFEHGPARRFDVIVGADGLHSNVRQLTFGAEADLTRFLGGYLAVVSVPKALAARGEMTCHVGVGRLAAIYTAEHLDDARAVFLFRAKHELDFDHRDALRQKGILRDAFANMHEQVDGWLGEIDDTPAFYFDSISQLRLDRWSRRRVTLVGDAGYCPGPAVGGSTSLAVLGAYVLAGELAGADGDLLRAFAAYELQMREPVHRSRAFARGAARGIIPGSRLGVWALTRGAQLVSLMPGSLSRAVAKLNTKGVRMHDSMPVPDYSATDPHADEGNYRRWN; from the coding sequence GTGCGGGTCCTCGTCTCCGGCGCCAGCATCGCGGGCCCGGTGCTGGCCTACTGGCTGAGCCGTCGCGGCTTCGACGTCACCGTCGTCGAGCGCGCGCCCACACTGCGCAAGACCGGCGGCCACGCCGTCGACCTGTTCCGTCCCGCTATGGAAATTTCGGCGAGCATGGGCGTCCTGCCCCAAATCGAGGCGCGCGCCACCGGAACGAACCACATGACCATGCATCGGGAGGGCCGGTCGCGGCCCTTCGAGATCGACCTCACCAAGATCTACGCCGCCACGTCGGACCGGCATGTGGAAATCATGCGCGACGATCTCAGCGAGATCTACTACACCGCAGGGCGCGACGACGTCGAGTACCTGTTCGGCGACTCGATCACCGCGATCGAACACGACGGCGAGGTGACGTTCGAGCATGGCCCCGCCCGCCGGTTCGACGTCATCGTCGGCGCCGACGGGCTGCACTCCAACGTTCGGCAGCTGACCTTCGGCGCGGAAGCCGACCTCACGCGGTTCCTCGGCGGCTATCTGGCGGTGGTGTCGGTCCCCAAGGCGCTGGCCGCCCGCGGCGAGATGACCTGTCACGTCGGTGTGGGCCGCCTCGCGGCCATCTACACCGCCGAGCACCTGGACGACGCGCGCGCGGTCTTCCTGTTCCGCGCCAAACACGAACTCGATTTTGACCATCGGGATGCGTTGCGGCAGAAGGGCATTCTGCGCGATGCGTTCGCGAACATGCACGAGCAGGTGGACGGTTGGCTGGGCGAGATCGACGATACGCCCGCGTTCTACTTCGATTCGATCAGCCAGCTTCGGCTGGACAGATGGTCGCGGCGGCGGGTCACCCTCGTCGGTGACGCGGGATACTGCCCGGGCCCCGCGGTGGGCGGCAGCACCAGCCTTGCGGTGCTCGGCGCCTACGTGCTGGCCGGCGAGCTCGCTGGGGCCGACGGCGACCTCCTGCGCGCGTTCGCGGCCTACGAACTGCAGATGCGCGAACCGGTGCACCGCAGCCGGGCCTTCGCGCGCGGGGCCGCCAGGGGCATCATTCCCGGCTCGCGGCTCGGGGTGTGGGCGCTGACCCGTGGCGCCCAGCTAGTCTCACTGATGCCCGGCTCGCTGTCCCGGGCAGTGGCGAAGCTCAACACGAAGGGCGTGCGCATGCACGACTCGATGCCGGTGCCCGACTACAGCGCCACCGATCCCCACGCCGACGAAGGGAACTACCGCCGATGGAACTGA
- a CDS encoding LLM class F420-dependent oxidoreductase — protein MELTGVGIWSSQLRYGDPSESAEAAAELDELGFPALWIPDVGGPVFDAVGNLLAATRRTVIATGILNLWMHAPAAVADSYATLTAEHGDRFLLGIGVSHAPLIDASQPGRYRKPLAATAAFLDGLDAAPRPVPAENRVLAALGPKMLALAATRSRGAHPYLVTPDHTASARATLGDGPLLLPEQTVILTDSADEARRIGTDWLRAYLALPNYANNLLRSGFSEEDVAQVSDRLFDAIIAWGDEEAIMRRVAEHHSAGADHVCIQVLLADPKAFPREQWRRIAAATQG, from the coding sequence ATGGAACTGACCGGCGTGGGGATCTGGAGCAGTCAACTGCGCTACGGCGATCCGTCCGAATCAGCCGAGGCGGCGGCGGAATTGGACGAACTGGGCTTCCCGGCGCTGTGGATACCCGACGTCGGCGGTCCGGTGTTCGACGCCGTCGGCAACCTGCTGGCCGCGACGCGGCGGACCGTGATCGCCACCGGAATCCTCAACCTGTGGATGCATGCGCCGGCGGCCGTCGCCGACTCCTACGCGACGTTGACCGCCGAGCACGGGGACCGCTTCCTGCTGGGCATCGGCGTCAGTCACGCACCGCTGATCGACGCCAGCCAACCCGGGCGATACCGCAAACCGCTGGCGGCGACGGCGGCATTCCTGGACGGGCTGGATGCCGCCCCACGGCCCGTACCCGCCGAAAACCGGGTGCTGGCCGCGCTCGGGCCGAAGATGCTGGCCCTGGCCGCGACCCGGTCCCGCGGGGCGCACCCGTACCTGGTCACGCCCGACCACACCGCCTCCGCCCGTGCGACTTTGGGTGACGGCCCCCTGCTGCTGCCGGAACAGACGGTGATACTGACCGACAGCGCCGACGAGGCACGGCGCATCGGAACCGACTGGCTGCGCGCGTACTTGGCGTTACCCAACTACGCCAACAACCTGCTGCGCAGCGGGTTCTCCGAAGAGGACGTGGCGCAGGTGAGCGATCGGCTCTTCGACGCCATCATCGCCTGGGGCGACGAAGAGGCGATCATGCGCAGGGTCGCCGAGCATCATTCGGCCGGCGCCGACCACGTGTGCATCCAGGTACTGCTGGCCGACCCGAAGGCCTTCCCGCGCGAACAATGGCGCCGCATCGCCGCCGCCACGCAGGGATGA
- a CDS encoding thiolase family protein — protein MTNDVAIIGVGLHPFGRFDKTCMQMGAEAVQSALQDAGVSWKDIQFGFGGSHEISNPDAVTRLVGLTGITFTNVFNACATAASAIQQTADTIRLGKYDLGIAIGMDKHPRGAFTDEPSCLGLPRWYGENGQFVTTKFFGMKANKYLHDHHISQATLAKVAAKNFRNGALNPNAFRRKPIPEDEILNSTVLNYPLTQYMFCAPDEGAAAVIMCRADMAHKFTDKPVYVRACEIRTRRYGAYEVHATSAPLDEDASPTVYAARAAYEAAGIGPEDVDVAQLQDTDAGAEVIHMAETGLCADGEQEKLVADGATEIHGSMPVNTDGGLIANGEPIGASGLRQMHELVRQLRGEAGERQVPGNPRVGLAQVYGAPGTASATILSL, from the coding sequence ATGACCAACGATGTCGCCATCATCGGCGTGGGCCTGCACCCCTTCGGCCGGTTCGACAAAACTTGCATGCAGATGGGCGCCGAGGCCGTCCAGTCCGCGCTGCAGGACGCCGGCGTGTCCTGGAAGGACATCCAGTTCGGATTCGGCGGCAGCCACGAGATCTCCAACCCCGACGCCGTGACGCGGCTGGTCGGACTGACCGGCATCACCTTCACCAACGTCTTCAACGCTTGCGCCACCGCGGCCAGCGCCATCCAGCAGACCGCCGACACCATCCGGCTGGGCAAGTATGACCTCGGCATCGCCATCGGCATGGACAAGCATCCGCGCGGTGCGTTCACCGACGAACCGTCCTGCTTGGGCCTGCCGCGGTGGTACGGCGAGAACGGGCAGTTCGTCACCACCAAGTTCTTCGGCATGAAGGCCAACAAATACCTGCACGACCACCACATCTCCCAGGCCACGCTGGCCAAGGTGGCGGCCAAGAACTTCCGCAACGGTGCGCTGAACCCGAACGCCTTCCGGCGCAAGCCGATTCCCGAGGACGAGATCCTCAACTCGACGGTGCTGAACTACCCGCTCACCCAGTACATGTTCTGCGCCCCCGACGAGGGCGCCGCGGCGGTGATCATGTGCCGCGCCGACATGGCGCACAAGTTCACCGACAAGCCGGTCTACGTGCGCGCCTGCGAGATCCGCACCCGGCGGTACGGCGCCTACGAGGTGCATGCCACGTCGGCCCCGCTGGACGAGGACGCCTCACCCACGGTGTACGCCGCCAGGGCCGCGTACGAGGCCGCGGGCATCGGGCCCGAGGACGTCGACGTCGCGCAACTGCAGGACACCGACGCCGGCGCCGAAGTGATCCACATGGCCGAGACCGGCCTGTGCGCCGACGGCGAGCAGGAGAAGTTGGTGGCCGACGGCGCGACCGAGATTCACGGCTCGATGCCGGTCAACACCGATGGCGGGTTGATCGCCAACGGCGAGCCGATCGGGGCGTCGGGGCTTCGGCAGATGCACGAACTGGTGCGCCAGTTGCGCGGTGAGGCGGGCGAGCGTCAGGTGCCCGGCAACCCGCGCGTCGGCCTGGCTCAGGTGTACGGCGCGCCGGGCACCGCCTCGGCGACCATCCTGTCGCTTTGA
- a CDS encoding LLM class F420-dependent oxidoreductase — translation MRFGLFIPQGWRMDLVDIEPEKHWAVMRDLAVYADDGAWDSLWVYDHFHTVPMPTGEATHEAWSLMAAYAAVTSRIKLGQMCTAMSYRNPVYLAKVAATADIISGGRIQMGIGGGWYEHEWRAYGYGFPSAGVRLGRLDEGVQIMRDAWRDGMVSFDGRHYQVDGAIVAPKPLQDNGIPLWIAGGGEKVTLRIAAKYAQYTNFTPEPEAFAHKSEVLAQHCRRLGTDFDAIVRSANFNAVVGTSDADVKDRLRRVRDRVVRYVPEAAADAMLAAGSGPDSATGTPEQVVERIARLRDLGCEYAICYFPEAAYDRSGIELFEREVIPALS, via the coding sequence ATGCGCTTCGGTCTCTTCATCCCGCAAGGCTGGCGAATGGATCTGGTCGACATCGAACCGGAGAAGCACTGGGCGGTGATGCGCGACCTGGCCGTCTACGCCGACGACGGCGCGTGGGACTCGCTGTGGGTCTACGACCATTTCCACACCGTCCCGATGCCGACGGGCGAAGCCACCCACGAGGCGTGGTCGCTGATGGCCGCCTACGCGGCGGTCACCTCGCGGATCAAACTCGGCCAGATGTGCACCGCGATGAGCTATCGGAATCCGGTATACCTGGCCAAGGTCGCGGCGACCGCCGACATCATCTCCGGTGGCCGGATCCAGATGGGCATCGGCGGCGGATGGTACGAACACGAATGGCGCGCTTACGGTTACGGTTTCCCGTCGGCCGGCGTGCGGCTGGGCCGGCTGGACGAGGGCGTGCAGATCATGCGTGACGCCTGGCGCGACGGCATGGTCAGCTTCGACGGCAGGCACTACCAGGTCGACGGGGCCATCGTTGCCCCTAAGCCGCTGCAGGACAACGGGATTCCGTTGTGGATCGCCGGCGGCGGCGAGAAGGTGACCCTGCGCATCGCCGCGAAATACGCGCAATACACCAACTTCACGCCGGAACCCGAGGCCTTTGCCCACAAGTCGGAAGTGCTTGCGCAGCACTGCCGGCGGCTGGGCACCGACTTCGATGCCATCGTGCGGTCGGCCAACTTCAACGCCGTCGTCGGAACGTCGGACGCCGACGTCAAGGACCGGCTACGGCGCGTCCGCGACCGCGTGGTCCGCTACGTGCCCGAGGCGGCGGCCGATGCGATGCTCGCCGCCGGCAGCGGTCCCGATTCGGCGACGGGCACACCGGAACAGGTGGTCGAACGGATCGCCAGGCTCCGCGACCTGGGGTGCGAATACGCCATCTGCTATTTCCCCGAGGCCGCATACGACCGCTCCGGCATCGAATTGTTCGAGCGCGAGGTCATTCCGGCCCTGAGCTAG
- a CDS encoding putative quinol monooxygenase yields the protein MPVTVILELKFKPDAVPQARDVMGRALRDTRAFAGNLGTDVLVDEDDEAHWLIYELWDTVEHDEAYRAFRAGEGRLTELPPLLAEPPVKKRYTTSDI from the coding sequence ATGCCAGTCACCGTGATACTCGAATTGAAGTTCAAGCCCGACGCGGTGCCGCAGGCGCGCGACGTCATGGGCCGGGCGCTGCGGGACACCCGGGCGTTCGCCGGCAACCTCGGCACCGACGTGCTCGTCGACGAGGACGACGAAGCCCACTGGCTGATCTATGAACTGTGGGACACGGTCGAGCATGACGAGGCCTACCGCGCGTTTCGTGCCGGCGAGGGCCGACTGACCGAGTTGCCGCCGCTGTTGGCCGAGCCGCCCGTCAAGAAGAGGTACACCACCTCCGACATCTGA